The Apium graveolens cultivar Ventura chromosome 11, ASM990537v1, whole genome shotgun sequence genome has a window encoding:
- the LOC141698001 gene encoding metal tolerance protein B-like, with the protein MEHQILPTAEEHQLKVGESPKGSEEMNVSSKAPPLSCTVCSFLKAEFSLSDAEERSKSATKLCGLIFFYLIVMVVEIVGGLEANSLAVLTDAAHLLSDIAGFSISLFTVWASGWKATPEQSFGFHRLEVLGAFFSVELIWFISGTLIYAAIGRMFHKNEEVNGKLMFVVASFGCFINLVMVLWLGHTHDHGHGHSHHHSLDHDHSHVNSKIHHHGSESHDHGQSHAVDHTHATYNAIGTNHGVVAECIEEEIKSLVPTSPVKRGRVNLNIQGAYLHVVTDLIQTIGVMIAGLIIWAKPDWLVVDLICTLIFSVVALSTTTPMLINIYSILIESIPSAINVNRLENDLKCMEGVIDVHDLHVWSITLGKNVLACHVIVETGVSLNECIHKLTDYCQTVHGIHHVTIQIEEG; encoded by the coding sequence ATGGAGCATCAAATACTTCCTACAGCAGAAGAACACCAGCTGAAAGTTGGTGAATCGCCCAAAGGTTCCGAAGAAATGAATGTGTCCTCTAAGGCTCCGCCATTATCATGCACTGTCTGCTCTTTCTTAAAGGCGGAGTTCAGTCTGTCTGATGCAGAAGAAAGATCCAAGTCAGCAACTAAACTTTGCGGGCTAATATTCTTTTATCTAATTGTCATGGTAGTAGAGATTGTTGGAGGTCTAGAAGCCAATAGCCTGGCAGTACTTACTGATGCAGCCCATCTGCTGAGTGACATTGCAGGATTCTCAATTTCTCTTTTTACTGTGTGGGCGTCTGGATGGAAAGCAACGCCAGAACAGTCGTTTGGTTTCCACCGTCTTGAAGTTTTGGGAGCGTTTTTTTCAGTAGAGCTAATTTGGTTCATATCAGGGACTTTAATATATGCTGCAATTGGACGAATGTTTCACAAAAATGAAGAGGTAAATGGCAAGCTCATGTTTGTAGTTGCCTCATTTGGTTGTTTTATTAACCTAGTAATGGTGCTCTGGCTTGGTCATACTCACGATCATGGGCACGGACATAGTCACCATCACAGTCTTGATCATGATCACAGCCATGTTAACAGTAAAATTCACCATCATGGCAGTGAAAGTCATGATCATGGTCAGAGTCATGCGGTTGATCATACACATGCTACCTATAATGCAATCGGAACTAATCATGGGGTTGTAGCTGAATGTATTGAAGAAGAGATTAAAAGTCTAGTGCCAACTTCACCAGTGAAGAGAGGAAGAGTAAATTTAAATATTCAAGGGGCTTACTTGCATGTCGTTACAGATCTCATCCAGACCATTGGGGTTATGATCGCTGGATTAATCATATGGGCAAAACCAGACTGGTTAGTGGTTGATCTAATCTGTACACTCATCTTCTCAGTTGTGGCTCTAAGTACCACTACACCAATgcttataaatatatattcaatACTAATAGAAAGCATACCGAGTGCGATTAATGTTAATCGTCTCGAGAACGACCTAAAGTGTATGGAAGGAGTTATAGATGTTCATGATCTGCATGTGTGGTCAATCACATTAGGGAAAAATGTATTAGCCTGCCATGTAATAGTGGAGACTGGAGTTAGTTTAAACGAGTGCATTCACAAACTTACCGATTACTGTCAAACAGTACATGGAATTCATCATGTAACAATACAAATTGAAGAAGGGTGA